CCCAAGTCAAAGGTGTgtagctgggggcggggcagagagcTAAAGCAgtagagtttctttcttttttctttctttctttctttctttctctttctttttttctgtctctttcttttcttttctttcaactcATTTAAAGATTTTCGGCCAGCGAGGGATATTTCTAAAAGTAAATTCAAATGCCTGGTCCTGGAAAAGGGAATGGTTAACTAAGGGGTGAGAAAGAGGGCTGACCAGAGATCGGTACATGTCATACACGTTTTTCTGGGACTGTCTCTGTGGTCTCTTGTAGTTCTGGTGCTTAATGTAGACGTTTTCTCTATAATATAGTATTGCCTGAGCCCTGCGAAGGTGGGaatagggaagggaggggagctgAAGGAAAAGTGaaagcttgggggggggggggaaggaagggaaggtaaCTGAACCTTAACTTGACAGCTATGTACAACACACCAGGCCCCCTCCACTCCCTTTGGTCCAGGAATCAATGCCTTTTTTAGATTTGGTAGCTTGTGCGGTTTCTCCTccttattgggggggggggtaggggtgtGCAGGGTGAAGAGGGAAGACGCGTCCTTCATTGACAATGAGAAATTATGTGATTTGTCATGCGCTTGGATTGTGTTATTAGTATTAtaataattactataaatattaataataaagtattatCAGCGTTATTTCTTCTTCCGAGACTTTCCTCGCCCAATATTTACAAATACCGCACAGTGCCTCGGCGGAGGAGAAACAGTAAGGGGAGGGCAGATacggaaagaaggaaaaagggagggaggacagagaaaaGTGGCAGAGGAAAGATGGAGGGGCAGAAAAAGCAAGGATGGCAAAGATGCTGGAaatgaggaaggggagagaagagggaggctAAACAATCAGGAGAGTACCACCGTTTGCAAAAGGCCCTCGCCAGCTGTGTCCAAACAGGAGGAGGTTTCGTGTGCTCCCTGCGGACTGGGGGCcggtgggggaggcgggggagcgCAGGGACCCTGGCGCGGGCGGCCAGGGGACGAAGACGAAGAGGAGGCGTTGGAGGGGGCGCAGAAGGCAAAGTCCCGGGGCTGCCTCTCCAGCCGGGTTTCTTTCGCGTGGGTCGGGGCCTGGCCGCCCGCCGGGGGCAGCCCCCTGCCGCCGCGGCTGCTGCTGCAGTGATCCCGCTCGTATTCCTCCTGAGCCCTCTGCATCTTCCGCTTCTTCATCCTGCGCTTGTGGATGTGGAAGGTGGAGAGGGACAGCACGATGAGGCAGAAGATAAGGGTGACCAGGACAATCAGCACCAGCGTGGAGGAGAAGGACTGGAAGAGCTGCTGTCCCACCTGCGTGATGCacgtgccgccgccgccgccccccgcaCCCGGGCCGCGGGCGCTCGAGTGGCCGCTGCCGCTGGCGTTGGGGGAAGCAAAGGTCCGGTTGAGGAGACACGGCGGCAGCGCCAGCCTCAGCTCCTTGGGCGCCCTGGCACTCATCGGcgctgggcggggaggggccgggccCACCCGACTTCCTCTCTCGGGCACACCGTTCCCACCAGGCAAGAAGAGGACGGAGCCCACGCCACCCAAAACTACTCCCTGGTGTGGGAGGGGACGCGCGCGCGAGCGAAGGACCGAGGGAGCAGCTGCGGGCAAGCAAGCCGGCCAGGAAGCGAGCGGTGCCCAGGAGATCCTCTCCGGCCCCGCCTGGAACGCGTGTCCGCGCGCCCTTTTCCTCTCCCAAGGCACCAGGCTGCAAAGAGAACAGGCTTAGTTAGGATCCCGGCCGCTGCCCAGGGGAGTGCGGAGGACCGGAAGCCTCAGCCACCACTGCAAAGCGGCCCTCTGGGCAACCGCCTCAGCTGGGCGCTGCCCGTCTTCTCCGCAGCCCGCGGACCCCAGCCCGCCCGCCCTGGCCGCGCACCCGAGCCGCCAGCTTTCGCGCTCGCACCGCTCGCTGGGCAGGGGTCCGCGCCGGCACCGCGGAGAAACAGATTACTCAGCAGACAAGGCAGCCTTCCTGGGCCCTCCACAACTTTCTAACTGCAACAGACACACGGCCGCCTGGGAACATGGTCCCCTCTCCCCAGAGCACCGACTCTCCTCCTCCTTCGCCCTCTGAGTGGATGTCTTCCTATGGATCCTACCCACCCCCCGCCGCCGAGCGAGCGGGCTCCGGGTACGCAGTACTGCCTTCTCTTTCCCCCCCTCCAGACTCTTCTTCCCTGGCCGGCTTCAGGTCCCTTAAGTCCCATTCCCATGGGGGTACCACAGCAACCACATCCTACTCCGCCTCTGTCCGTGGCCCCAGCGGACGCGCTGGATCGCGCTCCATCCATTCTCCAGCCTTCTTCCTGgtactacccccccccccaaccaaccagaaaaaaaaaaaaaaaaaaaaaaaaaaaaaggcagctgaaACACCTTTTTCAGCTAAAGCACATCCCCGCAAACGcccccttctctccatctccctgtgCCCCGCACTCGGCAGTATCCTGCTTCTTTCTAGGGGGACAGGAAATGGAAGGGTATGGGTTCTCATTTGCAAAGTTTGGGGAACAGAcctgccctccagcctccccagccccagcccgagGCTCTTCCCGGGGACCAGAGCCAGGCAGACCCGCAGCGCACAGCAGAGCCCCCGCGCCGTTCTCGAGAGGCAGCTGCAAACTGTTGCACTGCGGCGCACAGAGGAGGCGCGCAAGCCGGGGCTGGGCAGGGTGGCGGCCGAAGCTGCCGCCCGGGCTGCCTGCGCAGGCCGCCGGGCTGTCCGACCCACTCGCGCCCCGCCACCCGGCAGCCTGGAACCTCTAGCGGCACCGCGTCCCTTACCTGGGGCCACCAGCTGGCTGCAGGGAGGGAGCCCCCGCCGCGCGGCTGCAGTGGTGGCTGCAGAAGGCGCGGAGTGAAGGGGCCAGAGACCAAGCCTcactgctgctgccgccgccgcttcGGGGAGCTCAGCTCGCAGCCTATTGCCAGAGAGGCCGGTGACGTCAGGCAGCCACCGCCAGGGCTCCAAGCCACCCCtcaggcccccaccccaccctcataCCTCAGCATCTCGTCCTGGCAGAGTGAGCCTCTGCCACACACATTCCCAGTTCCCAGTCCTTCCCCTGCCAGAGACTAGGCACGAGGAGGAGTGACCCCCACCACCACGCCGTGAGCAACCCCCCTTCTGCACTCCTATGCCTAGGAAGGGAGGGAGCTTCAGCTCTCTGGCTGCCGGATTCCTCACCCTCAACCCTTTTCTACATGGTCGCAGGAACACATTTTTACACTCTAGAGAGCCATCTCCCCTCAGGGTAcacattcaatttttttctctctccctcagctgATGAGGATTGCTCTCCTCTGCAAGCCTGTCTATCCTGGCCTGGTTCTGAACAGAAACAGCGTGAATATGAGAAATGAGACAGGCATTTCTGAACGCGTGTGGCAAAACATGAAATACAAACCCAAACATGTTTTTAACATCAAACAATGTGAATTTACTGTTTTCCTCTCCACCAGAGTCTTCAACTTAACCTCTCACTCCACCTCACTCATGGTTCTTCTCTACTCGCTCACACACTTATCTCCAGGCCCAAGACCACTCTGTGTATTAAACACTCTCTTTTGAAATCCAGACACTTGTGAGCACACAAAGCACATGCAAGGCTTACAAGGCAGGAAGGCGAAAATAACTCAGAGGAGTACAGAAATAAACTGTCCTATGAAAATTCTGAGTGTAGCCCTTTGCTATAGTGTTAACAATTGCCTTTCAGCACAATGGATAGAACTTCCTGAAAGATTCTCATCAGCCTGCCTACATCTAGGCAGAGATGAATCAACTCTTGCTTTAGGACCCTTGGAAACACATGAATAGTGCATCTGGTTACAGTAGGCAACTTTAAAATGAAGCATTCTCATTTTCCTATTAGAGAAACCAGCTTGGAATAGCACATAAAGACACTGTATGATCTTTGGAATCATTCACTTGTCTTATTAAATGtgcatttccttcttccctccctgtcttcttttcttcccatctttgAGTCCAATACTTACTTGCAAAATGGAGTGGTGCAGTAAATAGTGCTTTTTTCTGATATGCATCTGAATTGGGAGAGAGTAGGAATGATTGACACCTCCCTATCTGCTTACAAGTAGagggttttatttaaaaaagagggTTTGACACAGGGAGTAAAAGTTTGTCTGTAATCTGGGGGGGTCCCTTTGGACCCTGTGTTCCTATCTGGTCCTACTccaatttctccttttcctctccttgctCATGACTTACATATGAAGTAAGAAATGCATCATCACTcctcaaaattttgttttcatctatttgaataaaagcaatcagatttttcttcataattgtctcaataaaaaaaaaaaaagtatccctATTTAAGCTAATGTCAGTACATGCTGAATAATGCAAGATCATTTCAGAGCACAGATTAATGCCCTTGGCTGCCAGACTCACACGGTTAATGATGGTCAATGACCCCAATGCTGGCTTAGCTTTCCT
Above is a genomic segment from Halichoerus grypus chromosome 11, mHalGry1.hap1.1, whole genome shotgun sequence containing:
- the C11H11orf87 gene encoding uncharacterized protein C11orf87 homolog — translated: MSARAPKELRLALPPCLLNRTFASPNASGSGHSSARGPGAGGGGGGTCITQVGQQLFQSFSSTLVLIVLVTLIFCLIVLSLSTFHIHKRRMKKRKMQRAQEEYERDHCSSSRGGRGLPPAGGQAPTHAKETRLERQPRDFAFCAPSNASSSSSSPGRPRQGPCAPPPPPPAPSPQGAHETSSCLDTAGEGLLQTVVLS